The Apus apus isolate bApuApu2 chromosome 14, bApuApu2.pri.cur, whole genome shotgun sequence nucleotide sequence TCCCAGGTTGAGCTCAGAGCACACTAACCCAAGAACAGATGCTTTTATTAGACTGACTTTTAAAACAGAGGTGGAGAGCCTCCCATTAGCACTTGCTTCCAGATATTTCCAAGTAGCTGTCCTACCTGAGCATATTGTTGTGTATGGGGGTGCTATTAGCATGGCTTCTGGCTAACAGGAAAGCTTTAGCATGACTTCTTAGCTGTACAGCCCCTTTGCCTGGGGTGTATCTGGACTCTAAAACTGTAAAACTACATTGCAAGTGACCCTCAAAATTAGACTGCAGTTAAAGAATGAAGCCAGCAAACAAGGCTCTCACACCTTCATTCACCAGGGAAAAGATGTGCTACTGGAAGTGCCGTCTCTGGGGAAGAATCTGCTAATAGGATTGAAATGCAAAGTGATTCAGAACTGTTTAGATAGCCAGACTGGTTACAGATACAGCAATAGAAAGGACACAGGGGTTCAACAAAAAATGATAAGTCTGGGTGCAGAAGTACAATATGTCAATTGGTACTTGTGGAAATGCATAAAATGGTGAGCACCctcagaacaaataaaaatcaccaGTAGAAGCACAGGAGGTGAggctcctccttttccccactTCAGAAGTCAACCCAGTAACATACTATGTGTACTGAGAGGCTCTGACACAACCTAGACCTTTCTGAATAATGAGATTTAAGCAGTTCTCAATACCACAGAGCCAAAGAAGGCGAAGTCCCTTTCTCCAGGCATTTCAATGACACCAAAAATATTACTTTGGAAATCATATACTAATACAGTACACAGCATGCTAAGGCTATTGTTTTTCCTGCCTTGTTTTGCTATTACACTAATGTCATCTTTTTCATTCACATACATTCAGCCTTCCTTTCCTGCATTCAAATCTGGCTTTGTTCGTGTTTTTAAATCATCTCCTTGTCTCTTAAAAAATCCATATTTGGTTCCTGCCCTCACGTCTTTGCAACATGTAAGTCAGTGTGCTTAGTTAAGAGTATAAGCAGTCTTAATTTTGATCTGACCTTAAAGAATAAGCACACTAATAAACATCAGAGAGGGATCAATCAGGGTACTTCTGGTCAGCCCCAAGTAGCTGCAAACACAAGCATGCACGACTGCTGTCTAACCCATTACAATCAACCCTCTTAATCAGCTTGTAAGGCCCGAGTCAGCAGATGTCCCTGACACtttaaatagaatttatttttaaaacccttccccctaaacagttttatttttttgtggtaaCGCAaaatgccaattaaaaaaaaataaaaatcaacatgCATGTTCAACACCAGACCCAGGGAAAAGGAGCAGCCAAAGCAGCCACAGGAAGCACAgctggctcagcagcagaggaaggaagaccaggggcagcagagctgagcagcagacCAGGTCAGCCACAAGTGCCACTCATTTGGAAAGCTCACCAGAACTGTGTCTGCGTGACCTCCACCACAACTCACCTGTTCCTTCAGAGCCAGTTCCTATCACATCTGTTGCAGTGTGACCACTACTACAGCATTGGCTACACAAACACTTTTTGGCTCCTGTTAATTTGTGTCACCACCTAATTTTGGATGAACACTTACCCAGTTGCTGCTTAGCCAGTTACTAAatttagaaggagaaaaaaactcaATGCTTTCTATAATGGAGAATGAATATTTTAGTTTTTGCTTCTGCATCTTACCTGAACTGTGAAGTAATTAGAGCCTCCATATTCAAACTGTAGATTCAATAATGTAACCAAACAAATTTTGTTCTCCAGCACAAACCACATAAAAGCTGATTATAACTGCACCACTCCTAGTCTAAAAATAAAGTGGAAAGGTTTATTTATACTGCAAGCAGCGTCTTGGATTTAAGTTATAACTGCAGCTGCCAACTCTATAAAGTAAGGTCAATTATTCCCACTGACAagtatttaaaaccaaattactTTTCAGACAACTCCCTTCTTGAAAAATAAGTCTTAAAACATTACTATCTTAAGTCAATGCTCAGGATCAGCAGGTCAACAGTGAGATATGCAGACACAGCATCAGTACAATTTAACGTGCATTTTTAGACTTAGCACTAAATCACAGTATTTAAACATATGCTTATCAGAATTTTTCATCCCATACAAATAAAGTTGAAGGGTCATCCCAGGTAATCAGAGACAGTTTGCTTGCACAACAAGCTCTGCAAGACCTGGAAAAAAACTGCACTTCACCCTAAAGTGTCTAGGTGAAGCAAGTTTAAATTTCACctgcaaaaagcagaattaaaggAATTTACAATTATATATGCAACTACTGAGTAAGCATGGGATGcttacagttttaatttccattaaGAGAGAGGTGCCAGCTTCTAAAGCCTCAGCTTGAAGGTGTATTGAATTATTGTTAATCTATATTTCCAGAAAGAAATCTGAATCTATACCCAGCCATTGGCCTTGCCCTCCTCTACACAACCTGTACATATATGTAAATGCCATTATCCTTAAAAGCCACCTTCAAGTACGGGACAGCACAGTATGTGCAGATTCATCTGAACTTCCTTATGCTTTATGCCCCATTTCCTATACAGAGGGCTGGCTGAAGAGCCAGAGAAATAGGAACAGCCTGTATCTAGTTGTTGTCTTTCTTGAAATGCCTACAAATCACCAGCCTCCTCTAGTGCAGTAGCACCACTGCATTAATTCCAGTTCTGAGTACACACTAATTAAGAGACAAGCTTCATGGCTTCACACCAACAGCCTAGCTTCACTAGTGAGGTTAAGCATGCCAGCTACAATTCTCTGTAGATATCAGACCAACAATCTATGATGATCTAAACTGAGACCTGGTGTTTTTAACTCACTTGTCTGTATACACAGCTAAAACAGTATCACCTCTGGTTACCAACAAACAAGACCAGCTTTCTCCTCTCACCCAGAACAACTCACTGCTACAAAGAAATCCTAATTATCAGAATACAGACACCAAGACAAATGGtgacattggaaaaaaaaaaaaaaaaaagctctcagATCAGGTCTGGTGACAGACTAGGTGTTAGAGACTAGATTatcattttttatatattcctCATTAGGGAATACATTCCTGCAGGAAATATAattctttagaaaaatgttttgattattGCCCACAAATCAGTTCAGACGTGTAGAATAAAAATCCTCAGAAACAGCAAGAGCTATGCTGTTCTCACTTAGGACCCTATTAACAGGCTTACTAcctcctctctgctgggttTAGGTAACAGActtcctgctgagcagctgcctgcctctgcTGTTAGGCTGAGGGGGGGAAAGTTACAGCTAACCTAGTCAGGCATTCCAAATGGCAGACTCACGGCATTTGCTCAAGCCTGCTGTATCAAAGCTTTCTTCTTTGCAATCATGTCTGTAAGTCATTGCCGAATTTcatgccctgcctgctccagccaccAGGTTACAGCACAGGAGGGATGAACACTCCACTCTGACTGAGCAGCATAGGCTTAAAAAACGCTTCAAACTGTGGTGTAAGGGAGCTACACTGATTCCAGCACAGGCTGATTCTCTCTGTGTGACAGGCCAGCATCAGGAACTGCTGCACTATTGTAGCTATTGCTCTTTATAGCACTCTTGAAAAGGTATTTCAAAGTCGGCTTTACTCACAAGATTCAAAAGGATTCCAGCATGTCAGCCTGCTGTTAGAAGCCAAAAATCCACAGGTTTTCATCAGAGTATCAGACACACTCTCTAAATAGGtaggtctttttatttttaattatattaagAATATTTACATAAAGTTTAGATACTGTTGTTGTGAACAACTGTAGAAAACCTATATCGTGAATGGCTTTCTGTCAAACCACACTCAGGCTTTGTGATTTAAATAACTGAAGTAAAATCAGCAGACTGTAGTTTTGAAGTACTTTATCACCTAAGTGCAATTTTCCCCAGAGTCTCTTCTCTCAGGAgacatgcagaaaacaaaatttcaacCAAAACCTGAGAACTTACTACTTTGTCaagtaacaaacaaacaaacaaacaaacaacctaccacccataaaaaaaaccccaccctcaAAACAAACCACTATGGCAGGGACAAGGTTTGCAAGAGATCTGAGAACACACTTTTAATCAAATTTGTCTCACCTTCCAGTGCTGGAGGAAGCTTCAGTGTTATTAAAATTTGGGACCCACTACAATACTTCTCAAGCAGATGTTTTGTAATtgtcagaaaataaagatgCCAGAACACAGCAGTGTTATGTCCCTTCCCTCACCCTTTCTTATAAACAATTGAGTATTTgttaaacaggaaaataaaaacccaagaGGGCCCATCACAGGGTCTGtctcagattttgaaaaaaaaaaaagcttttacaaatattagatgaaaaagatgttttcacCATTTTTAAAGGTACCTTTTTTCTGTTAAGTAATAGAAAAGCACCCATTGCTTTGCAGTTTGTTCTACCCAACAATGcaagatggagaaaaagaaaatgaaagtgacCACAAGAGAAGCAGGCAGACTGCATTCTCCAAGCTAAAAAGATAATTACATGACTGGATCTCGAAAGTTAGTGGCTGTAATGACTCAATCTGTACTTAAGAAcataaaacagtttaaaagcaGGAGTTAGGCAATGTCAACTACAAGCAATAGAGCTGGCAAGATTCTGCAACTCGGTTTATTTCTCTGCACAGGACTACATCCACCCCAGACATTTTAATAAAGCAAGGAAGGACTGAACACACATTAACACTGAAGTCTGTAATTAGAAAGCAACACTGACAAATGACGAATGAGGCCGATCGGACTAATTAATAACTCTAAGCAAGAGGTACAGCTTGCAAGACAGGAGAGTCATCACCCAGAAGCAGCAATGCTTcagagatagaaaaaaaaaataaaagtgcaatTACATAGTGACCAGAGGCATACTACCTACTTGTACAGGGGCTGCTTTTGGGGATACTTTGTACTTTTTATGACTTCATACCATAAATCAAGCCTAAAGATAAACTGTACTGTAGATAGCTTTTTAATCCCAAGATCATTCATGACTGCAATAAAATAGACTCCTGCCCAAATAACAGAACAATGCTGTGTATTTCTCCTCAACACCATATACCTAAAGTTTGAAATGGTTTTGGTTTCAATTAGCAGCAACATATTTATAAATGCCTTAGTGTAAAAGACTGGTTGGTATTTCAGATGGTAGAAACCCTCTCAGTGGGCTTTATCCTACTTCATCAGTTACATTATTCCACAGCCACAAACAAGGCTTTTTTCTCATCATCTAAAGGAGATGAATTTCTATTAACAATCATGCACAACATCAAACTGGGACAGTAACAGGATGACTGACTTGGCAGTTTAATAACCAAGTTTTTCATGTACCATTGATAGCTTTTTATGTTTATCAATGCCCTTTCAACATCTTGTCTATTCAGAGTTGTATTCACAGAGTATCTGCATGTTGCATTCTTCATAAAACAGGTTTCCAGGCTGAGAAGTAAACTAGAACTATGTTTAAGGTCTTGTGAAGTCAAAGAGGATTATGAGCTCTTCTCTAAGAGAAGCAGCCAGTGTGACCTTCCAGAACTTGAACCCTGACCCTTCAGGTTGCAGTGAATATTTCTTATACGCTTCCCACCCAGCCTCCCTGTCCTTTATCTTGAAGTACCAGACTATCAATTCTTAAACtagtcaaaaaaaaaagccatctgaGATTTTTCCCTCCTATCCTGACACTGACTTTTCCTCTAATGACAATTAGGAAAAATCAGAGTGACGCTGCAAGGAAGACTGTGACACACCATTACTAGATAAAGTTCCTCATCCTTGGGATTCCCTGATGAAGGTTATTTCAGAAGTCCTGAAAAGAGGTCTGCAGTTCAAGCAGTGCAGTGTTATACCTCATCATGATCAATGTGTCATAGTTCTCctcaccactttttttttttttccacagcctaGAACAAAACCTGAGGGTCCAGGAGTAAACAAGCTTCCGGTGGAGGGTATTTTACTTTAGGAAAGAGTCCACAATGTACAGAGAGCACTGGTTACCTCCATCAGAGCAAGTCTGATGATTTCAGAAAGCTATTCAAGTGAGGTCACTTAAAAACACCTTACAAAAGGTTGCTCGTTTTCCCAAATTTGGCAAAAGTTAGATATTACACTTGCAAATTATTGCTTCAAAGGTATCTCATAGAGCATCCCAGGATAActtccaggaaaataaaaaaacgGATCCTAAGAATAACAGCAAGAGCCTACCAACCTAAGTTATTGCAAAGACCACTTCCATAGTAAAATGCTTTGAGATTGACTGAGTTTAGAGCCAGAAGGCCTGTATAAACACACTGCCTGCTGTTTACCAAGCAATGCATAACATCTTTCCTGTCTTCTGGTTGAGCTAAAGCATAAGCATTTGAATGTAATTACGCAGGTGACAGGATCTACCACATCCTCTGAACAGCTCAGTGGTTGCTTTCCCTTACCGTTTAAAACATAGAACTTATAGATCAATAGTTCTAACTACTACAGGTTTTTCAGCCTTAACTAGTGGCATTTCAGCAGGCAACTGTTTTTACATAGCACCACAAGACACTCTTATTTGAATCCACCTTTGAAGGCAGGTACTCTCAGACAAACATAAATTCTAACAAACCCAAAAGGCATCTGGGGGACAGCCTGTGTCATGATGACAATCTCTATCACCTTTGTCACACTGAAACCTGGCACCATTTCAGTTATTCCAGCAAGTCTGTTTCCTAGGCGTTCTGAAATGGATAAGCAAGGGCTCAGACCTGCAGAGTATTAAGTGCCTGCTCACAAGACACCACAAGGGTGACTCCCATACAtttggagaggaggggaaggattCTGCATTTGAGTCAGAGCTGGGCAGGCCCGGCAGGGTCCCAACTGCACCAGCAGCAATCTGGCCACCCCCACCCATTAGTTAATATCCTGGGATGAGAAGTGAAGTGCAAAGGGACCACAGCTGACTTGCAGCACTACCTGGAAACAGACTGGCTCCTTCCCTTTTCTCGTGGCTGGTGATCTCCGAGGGGGAAGTTGTTCTCTTGTTGCAACTCCATCTAACAGCTGACCACTTTTTCTGGTGTTCATTAGATCAACACGTGGAATCAAATCTATTAACCTCCCTGTTCTTCTGCAGTAAAAGGACTTTTAAATTAGGAGATCTTTTAAAGCCTTAAGATGCTGATGTTTTCAACCAATACTGAAAATAACCCCACCTGGTTTTACACAGCCTGGATGCTGGGAACAGTAACacacaacacagcagcagaatcCCTTCCACTGAACTGCCAGATAACCAGTAGTGATTATGGTCAAAGATTACAGAAAGTTTCACAATAAAATCATGCTACTCTCTCTCACTAGGCATAAACATATTAGAAAGGACTTCCTGTCATACTCACCCCCAAGAACTGACCCTTAACATCCGTGACCAAACtgccttttcattaaaaataccacTTACAGATCTCCCTCCATCGTAAAGAATAGATTCATGTTTCTATGTAGACTACTGTATTAATAAGAGTGGTTGTCACAAGTCCATTAGGACAAGCTTTTAGCACATAAATTAAAGCACTCCACTACTAAGTGTTAGtgctttttcaattaatttcattcTACTACACACAAAAAGAGAAACTATTGAAAACCAAGGATCTATATGGATACctgtaatttagaaaaataaaacccaagactgaatttatttctaaactAGAGCTATTTTacctgcaggcaggacagccaCCAACTACTACTACAGAGGTAGTGGTAGCAGGCTGTTGAATAATAGTGTAGGTGCTTGAATAGTTTGGCTGTGATGTCGGTGGAGGAACAGCATACcctgaaataaaggaaaaaaactcaaTCACTGCATGTAAGGAACAAAGAACAACGCTAACAATTTAAAAGTATGGAAGCAAaacatgggaaagaaaaataaacagaaatgtagTCTTGATTGAGCACTTGAAGAAGCTCTACCAAAATCAGAGCTGGAACACACTACTCAGCACAGCTAATACCAAAACCACTGCATAACCACGCATCTAGCACAATTTAACCATCTAAAAAGGTCACAGAGCTAATAATTAACTTTGAGACTTTGTTGCAATGCTGTTTGGGCACTATGGAAAAACAGTTTAAACAAACAGTGATCACAGCTTTCACTTCTGGATATCATGTATCGGTTACGTCCTACTCCGGCAGGCAAACTAGTTGAAACAATGAATCTTCGTTTGGTTTCCACCCTAACTAAGTTaagaacaggagagagaaaggagtgGTAAGGGGCGAGTGGAAaggaagcaggggaaaaaaaacctttccgAAAATCCATGTTGTTAGCTACTGAATGTGCCATTTCAGCAGCTGTAATTAGTACACACAAACTCTTAACTActgcattaatttctttttttgaaagtgctttttaaagGGATGGTTAGATGTACCAGATCTAATCATACAGCCAAGGTACACTCTGCCCAGGTAGAATTTTAAGCTTCTCTCCCAGCACACAGTTCTCAGATCTGCTTGACTCAAGTTATGCATCTGTAAAGTCCaccaattttatttaaaaattaactgaaaacagTCAGTAACATTTGTATTAGAGGAAAGTAAGCTCCAAGTTGTCAGCAGGAAATCAATCTATGTCCCCGAGATTCAAGCCAATGCTTAATGATTGGGGTCAGTGTGTGCTCTACTCAGTGTattatttttgtagcttttgAAGCACTTTGTTAATTCTACAGTCTTTCCCAAGAGGCTACTTCTTTCTTTAACAGGTTATTGTTAATTCAGTTAACAAATCTACTCACCTGCTCAAGTCTCTCCGAGACTACCCAAGTGTatcagaaaaaacccaaacattaaCCAGAGCACAGTGAAGCGCAGGCAAAGAGAAGTGCGAGTTTGGggtctgttctgctgctggcacagctgcgTCCCATTGCCATTATGCTCAGGTGGGAAACCCCCGCACTGAGGGATGCGGGCAAACTCGGTCAGTATTTTGGGGAGGGCAAAGCACAAACACGACGTTACAACCTCAGAGACACCccggggaaggaggggaaagggaggcGACGCTTGCAAACACCTGGATCTCTCTGCACCCTCCTCCTCGCGCGGGTTTTAAGCGTGGAAAACCAAGACGATCCAGCCGCTGGAGAGTTCCTGCCGCTCGCAGCCCCCGAGGCTGGAGGCCACGGCCCTTCCCCAGAGCCCGCGGCCCCCGGGGCAGCGCCAGCACCGCCCCCTCCAATCACGGAGGGAAGAAAAGCCTCTCCAGAGccgccccccagcccagggcaggggggagcgCGGCGCAACTTCCCCTCCACACGCCGGGGGCCCCCTTGCCCCCCTCAGAGCGGGCGGCCCTTCCCCCGCCGCCTCAGACCCACCTGCGGCAGCCGCGGCGCCCGGGTAGGGGTAGGGCGGGGGCGGCTGGAAAGCGGGCTGCGCGGCGGGGATGGCGCCGTAGTTGCTCTGCCCGTAGTCGTAGCCCGCGCCCTGCGCGGCGGGGCTGTAGGCGGGGGGCCggtcctgcagcaggggctTGTTGTCCATGctggggcgggcggcggggctgcctgCCCGCGGCGCGGAGCGGCGAGCGCCGGGAGGGCGAAGAGGAAGCGGCGCCCTCGCCTCAGCGCCCAACTTGGCGGGCGCCGCCCCCTCCGCCCCGCCCGGGGGCGCCGGAGCTCAGCGGCGGCGCGAGCGCCCGCGAGGCAGCGCCCCGCGCATTCGGGGCCGGGCGCgaggctgggggggggtgtggggggggggggggaggcggcggAGCGGCCCCTGGCGCGCGGGGCCCCCGCACCGAGCGCCCCGCACCGAGCGCCCCGCACCGCTGCTGCGCTCGCGGCCGGTCACAAGACCGCGCCCCACGTGACGCCGCTCCCCAGCGGCGCGGGGTGACTCGCCGGGAGGCGCAGCAAAGCCTGGGCCTTAAAggggccgcgccgccccggGAGCCGCCCGCCCTTCCCCCTTCCCGCCCGGTCTCATGACTGCAGCGGGGCTGGGAGCGTGCCCTGCTCCTCGTGCCGCAGCCGCCGCGCCTGCAGATCGTTCCTTGAGTAAGCCGATAATGGGTTTTTCACATGCTCGCCGAGGCCCCTTTTAGCATCGCTCTCCTTCAAGTGCTCCTCTCCCGAAAAGCTGGAAACTGGAGGCCTGAACGGGACGAGGACGGGACTCGTGGTTGGCTCGGTCCCAGATAACATTTCAACCGCTTGTAGCTGGAGTTGTACATCTGCTCAACGCGGGAAGACCCCGAGAATGTCAAGAGAAAGAGTGACTGGAAGGTTATCGCTTCTTCCCCTGTAACAACACCAAGAGCCACTTTCAACCGTATAGTAGCTGAATTATTTCAGCTGAGGGAGTGGAACTGTGTCCGTGTGTGTAGATCTCACCTGTGTGTGTTCACGCAGAACCCCTGGCCTGAGGGAAACGCAAAAATCCAGCAAGAAACAGTGCTGTGTTCTGCAGTGACTTCTGCAAACTCTTGCACCCCCGCTGGGGAGAGCCATGCTCGAGTGCTAAAGGTAAAAAAGAAGAGCTCTGGGGGTGGTGGCACAGAATGGTAAGGATGTAGAAGAGGGCGTTTTTGAAAAGAGactgaggaaaaagcagaagaacTCTCACATGGTTCAAAGAAACGCTGAAGAAAGAGGCTGCTTTCTCCTGTACAGCAAACTAAAGGAATGAGTTCCAGAGCTCCTTCTGAAATCCAGGTTTGCAATGATTGGGCAGCTCAAGCCAGATGCTGAAaaatcttaaatgtcttttatcATCGTTAAAACTCTGGCCTTTCCCCTCCACACCTTCAACCCTGGAGCTGATTAACCAgatcttttgttttttaaatctgcacAGGTTTGTCCTTCACTACAGGTACCAACACAGCCCCTGTCGCCATGGCAAACACTGAGCAACTCCCGTGGCAGCTGGGAAGGCTTAACCCCATTCAATAGGAAgggtgagaagaaaaaaaaaaagggggggagaggggaagattAAAAATTTGTCTCAAAATCAAATTCTTGAAACAGGTAAGGACAGAGACTACACGCCCCGAAATCCAAGCCAGCACCAGTGCCACAGGATGGTGAGAGGATCCCTGCCCGCCTGCTTCCCACCTGCCTCCAGTTTGCAGGGAAGGGCACTGCTCACGGTCTGCAGTGACATTTACAGACTGCTCCTACTCTGAGGAAAGCCTTTGCTTACTGTAACTGTAATGGTGCTGATATTACATGaggtttttgaaagaaaaatcttgagGCACAAAGGCAATGTGGTACTTCCTCATAAGAGGAAAGAGACTTCCCTAAAATGAGTGTCAAGTGATCCCCTTTT carries:
- the BRI3 gene encoding brain protein I3, whose translation is MDNKPLLQDRPPAYSPAAQGAGYDYGQSNYGAIPAAQPAFQPPPPYPYPGAAAAAGYAVPPPTSQPNYSSTYTIIQQPATTTSVVVVGGCPACRVGVLEDTFTCLGVLCAIVFFPIGILFCLALRQRRCPNCGAAFG